A region of the Lycium barbarum isolate Lr01 chromosome 1, ASM1917538v2, whole genome shotgun sequence genome:
acattttaaaaatatatgtaaTAATTCGACTCATTTCTAGGAATTGATTAAAAATCATGTGGGTCTATTATTCCATTCAAACTGGGAATGGATATTATTTCCCAAACGCAAAATGTAAGGGGATAAATCATTTTGTCATGTAAATTTGTTTGCGTTATTCCTTGCCCATAACGGCAGATTAAATGATGCCCATTTTTAAAAAATCCTTTTTCCCTTACTTTTATTTAAGTTAGTTCAGTTGGTTGACTACTAAACTTTCACCTTGGTGAGGGTTCGAAGCCCTacattgtaatccccttccccattttcccttcccctaccccctatgtaataattttttatttttttttatttttaaaagttcCTCTTTTTTAGTTTGATTAGGTATCATTTGAAATCTTTAACATTGTATGCGCATGCATATTTAACAACTGACGAGTTTTAAAACTTTTCTACGATAAATGTCAAAGAAATTTAATAAGGAAAACGTTAAGCCAATAATAAAGAGATCATGGTTCATCACTTCATCTCTCATAGTTGTTTGATAATCAACTATAATGGGCTTCAGGTGGCTCAAAGATGCAATGAGCCAGGGACTGCCTATAGAAATGGCAAAATTCACAATTACTTTCTAGTTTtagtaattaaaaaataaatcacTTTTGGATTTTAAAATCCCACAAATAAAACACTAAGATATTATCTGAAATGTTACTAGTAAAATTTAAATTTCCAACATAGTAATATaaaaaagtggcctatgagcatTCTTCTAACCTAAGTAAAGGATGTGCATAATGTTTGGGGTAAGTGCACATATAACCGATTTTGGACCTATGTTTAAGTCATGTCCTAAGTTTTACTTTGCAAGTCTACTCACTTCAGAATAACTTTAGAAATACAGAATCGAAGTTACGAAAATTTGTGTCTGAAGCTGGAAGATTACATACATGACTGAACTCCAACCACAATAGCTGAATTTTAGACATTTTTGCTTGCACTTCAGCTACATTTTGCCCGCACTTCACCCACAAATAGATGAAGTTCATCCATTTTTGCATGACTTTCAATTGAACAAAATTTCCCCCAAAACAACTTGGTCTTCGAACTTCAAAAGGCCAATACACAATTTAATGACCAAATCTACTATAAATGAgcttaaatttaaaatttaagttccaacaacaacaacaacaacatatcagtGTAAAATTTCTCAAATTTAAAATTTAAGTTTCGCATATCATAAAAAAAGACCAATGTTTAATttctcaaaacaacaacaaatctaacaaaATAAATTTTACCACAAAGATAATTTCTCAATGTTTTCAAGTAGAACGAGGAGGAAACAACGTGTTTTATCTGATGTTTGTCAAAACTATGTATatgttaaataatttttaaaaattgagTACAAGttaaatagtactccctccggttcaaaataagtgttcattGAGACTTTAAAACAtcctttaagaaaatactaaataaataaataaaaaggtgtTTTGATTAAATTATCCTTATTTAAAATTTGCATATTACTGTTAACTTGACACATTGAGATCTGGTCACTAAGCACTTAATAAGGCCAAATCTGTGAAAGCAAAACTAATTCCTTGTTGATTATGTAAATGAAcacttattttaattaaaaaacaaaaagttAAGTGGGCTCTTATTATTAATCGGAGAGAGTAGTGTTCAAATACGGTACACCCTGAAATTTAGTCTAATATTTCAAAAAATTGTGCGAATTGCTCTTCATATGgactggtcttcaatttttgccctacttctcatttaatgaaaattgtgGGCCATAGTACCTTTATTCGCGAGACTATGAAACCAAATTTCCTGGATTCGAACCCAGcagactaaaaaaaaataaatcgCAAGACGATGttttcatagaaactatgcctattcAGGGCAAAGTTATGTCTTACGACATAGTTTtgtaggataacttaatttctaaaATTATGCCAGATAAGtgatagtttctatgtaacttaatttctacagaactatACCGGACAAGACATAgtttacatagaaactatgccttgtccaatatagttctgtagaaattaagttatactACAAAATTATGTCGGAAAAGGCATACTACAGAATTATGCCGTAAAGCATAACTTTGCTAGAATAAGCATAGTTTCTATGAAAATTTTATCTtgtgaattttcttttttattctgCTGGGGTTAGAATCGAGATGTCAAGAATATTTTTGATCActttttattacttaaagtgcCTAAGGGGAAAAAAGGAATAATTAAAGTCAAGCAATTTGAGGTACAAAAATCAAaaggccccccccccccccccccccccaaaaaaaaaaaaaaaaaaaaaaaccccacatTCGTGCAAATGACCCCTAATATTTCATTTTTTTGGTATGGATTTACCTTTAAaggcgttggtctttaatttttgactgaacgGGAATTTGAAttcgaaatttttttttttttttgcgacggacaaaaattaaataccagcaaCTTGAGGGACAAACACCACTTTTTTTTGAGCGGATTGCCCTTTATTTGGGGTGATCTTtattttttgtccttcaaattggtggtctttaaattttacccttcgCCTAACACTCCaagggttcgaaccccagctcagtaaaaaaaaaaaaaaaaaatcgcaaggcaaactTTATAAAATTCTGTTAATTCTGCCCAGCAAAATTCTGCATGAAGGgcagaatttaaagaccaccattttgaggggtaaaaattaaagagcacccccagcgaagggcaatcttgCAAATTGCCCCAAACAGCAATTCGAGGGACAAACAAGGAGGGCAATTTGCAAATTGGGCCCTAGTATTTTGAGCAAATGAAAGCTCAGTATCAAGTAGTGTAACGTTAGCCCACTCCAAACTGGTCCATAATGGAGTAGAGAAAGAAACAAGGAAGTGTCACCTATTTGAACTCTGCCAGCCCTTAACCCCCCGGCCTCAAATTGCCACCACTAGTCAATTTCCATCCATTTCTCCAACTCCCAAAAATTTAACCCAATTAGATTGATTTTTGGGATTACTTGGCTTGAATTTCTCGAAGTTGGTTGAAATGGATGGAAACTGACTACTGGAAGGTGTATTTGTATTTGCATTCTTTAGCATGTTTCTTTATAGTTGGTATCAATGCACTTCATATATCCAGGTTTTTAATAGAGAACTGTCTTAGTCCAAATTTTGCCAAGTAAATTTGCTATCTTCACTTCTGATTAACTTTCTTGTCAGGATTACTTATTCTTGCACTGTATGCAAATGAAATTTCCTGCTTCTTGATAATATTACTCTGTAATTATTTTTGGAACTATCAGTATTGGTATAGCAGTGGACATGTCATGTTGCTTCTTAGAATTAATGCATGTGATAAGGGAGCTAAATTATTCAAGAATCAAATAAATTCTTCTCCTTTTGTTACAATAGAAAGAATACAACTGCTGTAATCTGGCGAAATAGGAATTAATTCTAGAAGACGGTGCTTATATTGGCAAGAATTGGCAGTGCATcattaaatatgtacaaattattgaGGAAAATAAACCATGGGGTGTTTTGGTCCTAACTTTCTATTTGTCTTAAGAAATTCAATGAACATGTACAAATTATTAGtttagaacccagtaacttaACAAAACTAGAATCCTGAGCCCATAAGCTTCAAATCTTGGCTTCGTCTCTGCTAGTCATCCAAAAAAATAGAAATGAAAGAATATAATTGAAAGGAAAAAGGAAGTAGCTAGCCCCAAATGTTTGTTTGTTTGGGGGGTTGTGGAGAAGGGGCCTCATTTAGACCTGTATGGCTAAAACATTAGATGTAATTTATGTTGTGTCCTAAGTTATGTTTTGTGTTTGTCAACATACAGGCAAATCGACTGGAGGTTCTTCCAATGATTCCAATTCACTAACTCCATTTTCCACCAGGAAAGACATGGCCAAACCCCAAGTAATGTGAACATCCAAGTGACAGTGCATTAACCAGACTCCTATTTAACAAAAAATTGTAAGTCCAAAGGCTCAGCAGAAAAGAATAAGCATTTGTTAAAAGAGATTTAAGTAATGTAAAGATTTTTTTATGCTATAAGTGTAATTTAATCTATTATAGCATATTCGTTGGAGTAGCATTTTATCAGGTTATCAATTACTGCTTATCATAGAAATTTACCTTATATGTAAGTACTTAAACAAGTGACCAAATTTTCTAAAAACATTTTACACTAACAGTAGATAAAACTTGTTTTTGTAATAAATATACACGTATGTGGCACTTTTCTCACCTGGGTTGTTAGCAACAAATCTGATAACCGACCACCCATTGACAGGTACACTTGCCGTGTTTCTGCTAGGTGGATCAACAAGGTTGAATTTAGATGTATCAGTTTGAGGATTAAAGTTCCCAAAGCCCTGCGCAATGATGTAAAAATCATATCCGTGAAGATGGATTGGATGGTTTTCACCTGTGACGATGCTTGTTCCCTGTAATACAACTTGAACTCTTGTCTCGTATTTTAGTTTGTAAACTTTAGTTCCTGGAACAGGTTGCCAGAGTGATCGACTTACATTGCCAGTGTAATCAAATTTCACAGGTGGGACTGCTGGGAAATCAGTTGAGAAAATGCCAGGTATCCCGTGGTGATGTGCTTGTAGAATGGAAAAGTTGGGCGGTAGCACAAAAGACACATTGTTCATACTGGCAGTGAATCGAGTTCCATTTGGGCCTTGACAGCTGCTGGAGCTTGCACCTGGTTGGAAATAACAAACTTAAATGTTAAAAATATGATTGTCTATGTTCATTTATCTTTTGAGTTATCCAATTAAGGTGCGTCTTTTGGGGCATCCCAGAATGTTCAGTAGTACTgctaattattatttcatgtaACTAGGGGTTTAAATGTTGATGTAGTGGCTTATTGTATAGCCATTCGATATTCAGACTAATTCAAATTTGCACCTCATAGGGTTCACTAAAGGGCAAACCGCTCCCTGTCGAAGTTTCTCCATTTCTCAGAGTTGAACCCAAAATCTCTAGTTAAGAGCAGAGGAATTTCATCCATGCCACCACACCCCATGGTTGGTGATCTAATAGCTATATATGTGAGTATACTTTGTTGTTTCATAAGAGTAAACTCTCTTTTAATATTATAGCAGTGTGCTTTATaggtttgttttccttttttcatCCTCTTTGTGCCTTATAGAAATACTTATTTTGTAAAGAGATTAGCTTATATTCCAACACACCTCTAGGGCAGTCGTTGAGTCCCACCCCAACCGTGAAGAAGAGATTTTCGTCAATTTCAGTTGGCACCTCAACCTTTCTTGGGCTTCTGAAACTAGCTGTGAAGGCAGTGGCAGTTGCAGTGTCATTATATACTGGTAAAGATGGGAAAACTGGATTGATCTTGATTCCCTGAACAGAGCAAGGAGTATTCTTGTACTCAAGGATAGCTGTCGTAGTGGTGTTGTCAAAAGGTGCTCCTTGAGCACTTGCATAAGCACGCGCCGCCATGTAATATCTGGCTGGTGGCTGGTTACTAGTGATTAAGACATCAGTAGTCTGGCCTGGACCTAACATAAGCACTGATGTGGTGAAGGGTTGAACATAAGAGGCGTCTGCTCCAACAACTGTTAGCTTGTGGTTTGCCACAGTAAAGAAAAGCGCCTGGTTGAGTCCAGCATTGATAACTCGAAGGAGGTTTGTTTCACCAGAGTCCACCAGGACTACGGTAGTATCTGCATGAAGGTGAATCCAACTAAATGATTTCTATGAGAACATGATAGATGAGCATGTTACTCTGAATCCAAACTAATGAATGTTAGGATGAACTAGTTAGTTTGACAAGGGGCCCTTATACTATGAGATAAATTTATGCCATTATTTAGCATTAGTATCACACATGCTTTTTGTTGACTATCATAGGAGAAATTGACATTAAAAGTTTTGGAGTAATATTTGAATTGAATATCGTCAGTGCTCTTGAGATATTTCTAGCTCTGTTATGTGATCATGAGTCTTAATAAAAAGGGAGTAGAGATGTTTTCAGAGTTTAATTTCTATGCATTGACAATGTATGAAATATTTACACCACGAAGTCACTTACAAGGAGTATTCTCTATGCTAAGCAGTAAGTACTATAAATAGTAACCTGGTAAAAATGATAACTAACCTGCTGTCACATGTCTATTATACTACACTGGTAGTGTAAAAAATCTTTACGCTATCAGTTTATATAACTCAAATCCATTTCTTAGAACTAACCTTTACTCGAACACCTGTAGAGATCACCTGGTTGACCATTAATGGTGTATGCATCCGATGCATTAGGAGCTGCTCCTGTTCTCGTGGCTTGTCTTACTACGTCCATAGGATTTGCATCCCACCACTCACCTAATCACAAAATGCCATACAACTACTTCAATGGGAAGCAGCTCAGCTAGTAAGTATTGATACACCCTCGATTCTTTTCAAGTCTTTTGTTTAAAATGGGAAGAAATCGGT
Encoded here:
- the LOC132614315 gene encoding laccase-12-like, whose product is MKQAFTKIFCNKFKKRNTMDAGNRISNNLRYFFFIAILLLLANASAETHYHDFVIQATPVRRLCKIHNTITVNGQFPGPTLKVNNGDNLVINVVNRARYNVTIHWHGVKQIRTAWADGPEFITQCPIRPGGSYTYRFTIQGQEGTLWWHAHSSWLRATVYGALIIRPKEGEFYPFPKPKRETPILLGEWWDANPMDVVRQATRTGAAPNASDAYTINGQPGDLYRCSSKDTTVVLVDSGETNLLRVINAGLNQALFFTVANHKLTVVGADASYVQPFTTSVLMLGPGQTTDVLITSNQPPARYYMAARAYASAQGAPFDNTTTTAILEYKNTPCSVQGIKINPVFPSLPVYNDTATATAFTASFRSPRKVEVPTEIDENLFFTVGVGLNDCPRGASSSSCQGPNGTRFTASMNNVSFVLPPNFSILQAHHHGIPGIFSTDFPAVPPVKFDYTGNVSRSLWQPVPGTKVYKLKYETRVQVVLQGTSIVTGENHPIHLHGYDFYIIAQGFGNFNPQTDTSKFNLVDPPSRNTASVPVNGWSVIRFVANNPGVWLMHCHLDVHITWGLAMSFLVENGVSELESLEEPPVDLPVC